The Ooceraea biroi isolate clonal line C1 chromosome 1, Obir_v5.4, whole genome shotgun sequence genome has a window encoding:
- the LOC105275079 gene encoding uncharacterized protein LOC105275079, whose product MSACAHKNILSYARVVCRAGYGVSANTTPIPFRAAPFNLRWCAQARSPEWSKQPPYKKARNSVTRAVEPSNIRSYVRIRSPLNPDFQTPLRAKAWNPDPLRRSTTKRAPEPASVSRSEAHTVRGQWHRLEVEHSPSLPSLSRRRPQLTLGTSRKCTDGYGSGVFSVSAETPLGPARTWTEPRQPTGAISDRGSRHVYNNVLR is encoded by the exons ATGAGCGCTTGCGCtcataaaaacatattatcATACGCGCGAGTTGTTTGTCGCGCCGGCTACGGGGTAAGCGCAAACACCACGCCGATCCCGTTCCGAGCCGCACCGTTTAACCTGCGCTGGTGTGCGCAGGCGCGATCCCCCGAGTGGAGCAAACAACCACCGTATAAAAAAGCGCGGAACAGCGTAACTAGGGCAGTCGAGCCATCGAACATTCGTTCGTACGTTCGTATCCGATCTCCGCTAAACCCTGATTTCCAGACACCGCTCCGAGCGAAAGCTTGGAATCCTGATCCGCTCCGCCGTTCTACGACGAAGCGAGCTCCTGAGCCAGCGTCCGTTTCACGATCCGAAGCGCATACAGTCCGAGGGCAGTGGCATCGTCTCGAGGTGGAGCATTCTCCGTCTCTGCCGAGTTTGTCTCGACGACGACCGCAACTGACACTCGGAACCAGCCGCAAGTGCACCGACGGGTACGGGAGTGGAGTATTCTCCGTCTCCGCCGAGACTCCTCTCGGCCCCGCACGCACGTGGACAGAACCGCGCCAGCCAACCGGTGCAATTTCAGACAGAG GATCACgccatgtatataataatgtactcCGGTGA
- the LOC105275072 gene encoding thyrotropin-releasing hormone receptor, protein MSCHFFSIDYSPMIWVSQYHEIRMTPSHDVTLKSIETDQCENNQVNRLIPMCLTQANTVASVTFFLLLVLLFFVAPFVILITLYSSIVSYLIHDSSSTSSTTTSHNTSDSYHSRARRQVVYMLLAVVISFFVCLSPYRLLILYIVVAPAEQIAAIDHDTFFGLLNFCRIMFYLNSAGNPILYNLMSSKFRRSFLRLCSLRKDSESTRRSAIIRARRVAINRQNRSQEQNFL, encoded by the coding sequence ATGTCTTGCCATTTTTTTTCGATTGATTACAGTCCGATGATCTGGGTATCGCAGTATCATGAGATAAGGATGACGCCGAGTCACGATGTCACGTTAAAGAGCATCGAAACCGATCAGTGCGAGAATAATCAAGTGAATCGCCTTATACCAATGTGCCTGACACAGGCTAACACCGTCGCCAGTGTTACATTCTTTCTGTTGCTGGTGCTGCTATTCTTCGTCGCACCTTTCGTGATACTCATCACCCTGTACTCGTCCATTGTCAGCTATCTAATCCACGATTCATCGTCCACGTCCTCGACTACCACGAGCCATAACACCAGCGACTCGTATCATAGCCGTGCTCGTCGACAAGTAGTGTACATGCTGTTGGCCGTGGTGATCAGCTTCTTCGTATGCTTGTCACCCTATCGGCTTCTCATCTTGTACATCGTGGTAGCGCCCGCTGAGCAAATTGCTGCGATCGATCATGACACGTTCTTTGGTCTGCTGAATTTTTGCAGGATCATGTTCTACCTGAACAGCGCTGGTAATCCGATATTGTACAATCTGATGAGTAGCAAGTTCCGAAGGAGTTTCTTGAGACTGTGCAGTCTTCGGAAAGATTCTGAAAGCACACGCAGAAGTGCGATCATCCGCGCACGACGAGTCGCGATAAATCGGCAGAATCGGAGTCaggaacaaaattttttatga